One window of Magallana gigas chromosome 2, xbMagGiga1.1, whole genome shotgun sequence genomic DNA carries:
- the LOC136272654 gene encoding uncharacterized protein isoform X3, whose protein sequence is MLDNDNKEKEKGILTNKASRNTSLDMENNVKKRKVICYDTANLNHDVIQLDIKPKPRPLPDIPSTKQRASPLLQIHLPEERRNEPLYFPKGKTPVKVIYTKDQGTMTKKTYTKKQATQTKVTYTKEIATQTIKALHTEKQHKSLEGKKTPFIVLCARGIIMVAAIVLISTSEEISEAKPCDLEKALKSISVDYNFPCKYHAIKEKTTNLRIWGIFLWILNFIYFILILIYLLLHQLRKLLHPKSLMPKKFKRALFFLNFVQLKATMFNSLEKNFTSDNISSNDAVSNSWNKFFIEYECCAINQVQGTTNDFDSTPWCTTSGSCQATASQIPKTCCNYVTEDDYGSAPSNCHSSVNSGTYKSNCMNAIKRLSVTNIEEYKISLLQVSLLIIGTLEIAESILVLVLTTEFAIFFKFK, encoded by the exons ATGTTAGATAATGATAACAAAGAGAAAGAG AAGGGTATATTAACCAACAAGGCATCAAGGAATACATCACTGGACATGGAAAATAacgttaaaaaaagaaaa GTCATTTGCTACGACACCGCTAATCTAAACCACGATGTTATACAACTTGATATAAAACCAAAA CCTCGACCTCTTCCAGACATACCTAGTACTAAACAAAGAGCGAGTCCATTACTCCAg ATACACCTTCCAGAAGAAAGAAGAAATGAACCACTATACTTTCCAAAG GGAAAGACACCAGTTAAAGTTATTTATACTAAAGACCAAGGCACAATGACGAAAAAGACTTATACTAAAAAGCAAGCCACACAGACAAAAGTGACTTATACTAAAGAGATAGCCACACAGACGATAAAGGCGCTCCATACGGAAAAG CAGCACAAAAGCTTAGAAGGAAAGAAAACACCTTTTATAGTTTTGTGTGCAAGAGGAATAATTAtg GTCGCAGCTATTGTGTTAATTTCAACAAGCGAGGAAATTTCAGAAGCCAAGCCATGTGATCTAGAGAAGGCTCTCAAATCAATCAGTGTGGACTATAATTTTCCATGTAAATACCACGCAATTAAGGAAAAGACTACAAATCTGCGTATTTGGGGAATATTTCTGTGGAttttgaactttatttattttattttgatcttaATTTACCTGTTGCTTCATCAACTACGCAAACTGCTACACCCCAAATCT TTGATgcctaaaaaattcaaaagagcaTTGTTTTTTCTT AACTTTGTTCAATTAAAGGCAACAATGTTCAATTCGCTGGAGAAAAATTTCACCTCAGACAACATCAGCAGTAACGATGCAGTATCAAATAGCTGGAACAAGTTCTTCATTGAG TATGAGTGTTGTGCTATAAACCAAGTTCAAGGAACGACCAACGACTTTGACAGCACTCCATGGTGTACAACATCCGGTTCCTGTCAGGCAACGGCCTCCCAGATTCCAAAGACTTGCTGCAATTATGTGACGGAGGACGATTATGGAAGTGCACCGTCCAACTGTCATTCCTCTGTCAACTCTGGAACCTATAAATCT AACTGCATGAACGCTATCAAGCGTTTAAGTGTTACAAACATCGAGGAATACAAAATCAGCCTGCTACAAGTTTCTCTACTCATCATAGGGACTTTAGAG ATAGCTGAATCAATCCTTGTGCTGGTTTTGACAACTGAGTTtgctatatttttcaaatttaaataa
- the LOC136272654 gene encoding uncharacterized protein isoform X2, protein MLDNDNKEKEKGILTNKASRNTSLDMENNVKKRKVICYDTANLNHDVIQLDIKPKPRPLPDIPSTKQRASPLLQGKTPVKVIYTKDQGTMTKKTYTKKQATQTKVTYTKEIATQTIKALHTEKQHKSLEGKKTPFIVLCARGIIMVAAIVLISTSEEISEAKPCDLEKALKSISVDYNFPCKYHAIKEKTTNLRIWGIFLWILNFIYFILILIYLLLHQLRKLLHPKSLMPKKFKRALFFLLVCNAIIFSIAMVVCYNDVRKTKAEKSDINFVQLKATMFNSLEKNFTSDNISSNDAVSNSWNKFFIEYECCAINQVQGTTNDFDSTPWCTTSGSCQATASQIPKTCCNYVTEDDYGSAPSNCHSSVNSGTYKSNCMNAIKRLSVTNIEEYKISLLQVSLLIIGTLEIAESILVLVLTTEFAIFFKFK, encoded by the exons ATGTTAGATAATGATAACAAAGAGAAAGAG AAGGGTATATTAACCAACAAGGCATCAAGGAATACATCACTGGACATGGAAAATAacgttaaaaaaagaaaa GTCATTTGCTACGACACCGCTAATCTAAACCACGATGTTATACAACTTGATATAAAACCAAAA CCTCGACCTCTTCCAGACATACCTAGTACTAAACAAAGAGCGAGTCCATTACTCCAg GGAAAGACACCAGTTAAAGTTATTTATACTAAAGACCAAGGCACAATGACGAAAAAGACTTATACTAAAAAGCAAGCCACACAGACAAAAGTGACTTATACTAAAGAGATAGCCACACAGACGATAAAGGCGCTCCATACGGAAAAG CAGCACAAAAGCTTAGAAGGAAAGAAAACACCTTTTATAGTTTTGTGTGCAAGAGGAATAATTAtg GTCGCAGCTATTGTGTTAATTTCAACAAGCGAGGAAATTTCAGAAGCCAAGCCATGTGATCTAGAGAAGGCTCTCAAATCAATCAGTGTGGACTATAATTTTCCATGTAAATACCACGCAATTAAGGAAAAGACTACAAATCTGCGTATTTGGGGAATATTTCTGTGGAttttgaactttatttattttattttgatcttaATTTACCTGTTGCTTCATCAACTACGCAAACTGCTACACCCCAAATCT TTGATgcctaaaaaattcaaaagagcaTTGTTTTTTCTT CTTGTTTGCAATGCAATCATTTTTTCGATCGCAATGGTAGTTTGCTACAACGATGTTCGGAAAACCAAAGCAGAAAAATCAGACATA AACTTTGTTCAATTAAAGGCAACAATGTTCAATTCGCTGGAGAAAAATTTCACCTCAGACAACATCAGCAGTAACGATGCAGTATCAAATAGCTGGAACAAGTTCTTCATTGAG TATGAGTGTTGTGCTATAAACCAAGTTCAAGGAACGACCAACGACTTTGACAGCACTCCATGGTGTACAACATCCGGTTCCTGTCAGGCAACGGCCTCCCAGATTCCAAAGACTTGCTGCAATTATGTGACGGAGGACGATTATGGAAGTGCACCGTCCAACTGTCATTCCTCTGTCAACTCTGGAACCTATAAATCT AACTGCATGAACGCTATCAAGCGTTTAAGTGTTACAAACATCGAGGAATACAAAATCAGCCTGCTACAAGTTTCTCTACTCATCATAGGGACTTTAGAG ATAGCTGAATCAATCCTTGTGCTGGTTTTGACAACTGAGTTtgctatatttttcaaatttaaataa
- the LOC136272654 gene encoding uncharacterized protein isoform X1 — protein sequence MLDNDNKEKEKGILTNKASRNTSLDMENNVKKRKVICYDTANLNHDVIQLDIKPKPRPLPDIPSTKQRASPLLQIHLPEERRNEPLYFPKGKTPVKVIYTKDQGTMTKKTYTKKQATQTKVTYTKEIATQTIKALHTEKQHKSLEGKKTPFIVLCARGIIMVAAIVLISTSEEISEAKPCDLEKALKSISVDYNFPCKYHAIKEKTTNLRIWGIFLWILNFIYFILILIYLLLHQLRKLLHPKSLMPKKFKRALFFLLVCNAIIFSIAMVVCYNDVRKTKAEKSDINFVQLKATMFNSLEKNFTSDNISSNDAVSNSWNKFFIEYECCAINQVQGTTNDFDSTPWCTTSGSCQATASQIPKTCCNYVTEDDYGSAPSNCHSSVNSGTYKSNCMNAIKRLSVTNIEEYKISLLQVSLLIIGTLEIAESILVLVLTTEFAIFFKFK from the exons ATGTTAGATAATGATAACAAAGAGAAAGAG AAGGGTATATTAACCAACAAGGCATCAAGGAATACATCACTGGACATGGAAAATAacgttaaaaaaagaaaa GTCATTTGCTACGACACCGCTAATCTAAACCACGATGTTATACAACTTGATATAAAACCAAAA CCTCGACCTCTTCCAGACATACCTAGTACTAAACAAAGAGCGAGTCCATTACTCCAg ATACACCTTCCAGAAGAAAGAAGAAATGAACCACTATACTTTCCAAAG GGAAAGACACCAGTTAAAGTTATTTATACTAAAGACCAAGGCACAATGACGAAAAAGACTTATACTAAAAAGCAAGCCACACAGACAAAAGTGACTTATACTAAAGAGATAGCCACACAGACGATAAAGGCGCTCCATACGGAAAAG CAGCACAAAAGCTTAGAAGGAAAGAAAACACCTTTTATAGTTTTGTGTGCAAGAGGAATAATTAtg GTCGCAGCTATTGTGTTAATTTCAACAAGCGAGGAAATTTCAGAAGCCAAGCCATGTGATCTAGAGAAGGCTCTCAAATCAATCAGTGTGGACTATAATTTTCCATGTAAATACCACGCAATTAAGGAAAAGACTACAAATCTGCGTATTTGGGGAATATTTCTGTGGAttttgaactttatttattttattttgatcttaATTTACCTGTTGCTTCATCAACTACGCAAACTGCTACACCCCAAATCT TTGATgcctaaaaaattcaaaagagcaTTGTTTTTTCTT CTTGTTTGCAATGCAATCATTTTTTCGATCGCAATGGTAGTTTGCTACAACGATGTTCGGAAAACCAAAGCAGAAAAATCAGACATA AACTTTGTTCAATTAAAGGCAACAATGTTCAATTCGCTGGAGAAAAATTTCACCTCAGACAACATCAGCAGTAACGATGCAGTATCAAATAGCTGGAACAAGTTCTTCATTGAG TATGAGTGTTGTGCTATAAACCAAGTTCAAGGAACGACCAACGACTTTGACAGCACTCCATGGTGTACAACATCCGGTTCCTGTCAGGCAACGGCCTCCCAGATTCCAAAGACTTGCTGCAATTATGTGACGGAGGACGATTATGGAAGTGCACCGTCCAACTGTCATTCCTCTGTCAACTCTGGAACCTATAAATCT AACTGCATGAACGCTATCAAGCGTTTAAGTGTTACAAACATCGAGGAATACAAAATCAGCCTGCTACAAGTTTCTCTACTCATCATAGGGACTTTAGAG ATAGCTGAATCAATCCTTGTGCTGGTTTTGACAACTGAGTTtgctatatttttcaaatttaaataa